The following coding sequences lie in one Pseudomonas monsensis genomic window:
- the petA gene encoding ubiquinol-cytochrome c reductase iron-sulfur subunit, with product MSNDGVNAGRRRFLVAATSVVGAAGAVGAAVPFVGSWFPSAKAKAAGAPVKVNVSKIEPGQQMIAEWRGQPVFIVRRTAEILGNLKKIEGQLSDPTSKNSTQPTYVDPEVRSIKPEILLLIGICTHLGCSPTFRPEVAPADLGKDWVGGYFCPCHGSHYDLAGRVYKSQPAPLNLPVPPHSYETDDLIVIGVDTEKA from the coding sequence ATGAGCAATGACGGCGTGAATGCAGGCCGGCGTCGCTTCTTGGTAGCAGCCACATCCGTGGTGGGTGCTGCAGGAGCGGTGGGGGCTGCGGTCCCGTTCGTGGGGTCATGGTTTCCCAGTGCCAAGGCGAAAGCCGCCGGCGCACCGGTGAAAGTGAATGTCAGCAAAATCGAGCCAGGGCAGCAGATGATTGCTGAGTGGCGCGGCCAGCCGGTGTTCATTGTCCGCCGTACTGCGGAAATCCTGGGGAATCTCAAGAAGATCGAGGGCCAGCTCTCCGATCCGACTTCCAAAAACTCCACGCAACCTACTTATGTCGATCCTGAAGTGCGTTCGATCAAGCCGGAAATTCTGCTGCTGATCGGGATCTGCACGCACCTGGGTTGCTCACCAACTTTCCGTCCCGAAGTGGCACCTGCGGATCTGGGTAAAGACTGGGTCGGTGGCTATTTCTGCCCTTGCCACGGTTCCCACTACGATCTGGCTGGCCGCGTCTACAAGTCGCAACCTGCGCCTTTGAACCTGCCAGTTCCCCCGCATTCCTATGAGACCGATGACCTGATTGTCATTGGCGTCGATACGGAGAAAGCGTGA
- the rpsI gene encoding 30S ribosomal protein S9 encodes MSATQNYGTGRRKTATARVFLRPGTGNISINNRSLDSFFGRETARMVVRQPLELTETVEKFDIYVTVIGGGVSGQAGAIRHGITRALMDYDETLRGALRKAGFVTRDAREVERKKVGLRKARKRPQYSKR; translated from the coding sequence ATGTCGGCGACTCAAAATTACGGCACTGGCCGTCGCAAGACCGCAACCGCACGCGTTTTCCTGCGTCCGGGTACTGGTAACATCTCCATCAACAACCGCTCCCTGGACTCGTTCTTCGGCCGCGAAACTGCCCGCATGGTAGTTCGTCAGCCGCTGGAACTGACCGAGACTGTCGAGAAATTCGACATCTACGTCACTGTCATCGGCGGCGGTGTAAGTGGTCAAGCTGGCGCAATCCGCCACGGTATCACTCGCGCTCTGATGGACTACGACGAAACCCTGCGCGGCGCTCTGCGCAAAGCTGGCTTCGTTACTCGCGACGCCCGTGAAGTTGAACGTAAGAAAGTGGGTCTGCGTAAAGCGCGTAAGCGTCCGCAGTACTCGAAGCGTTAA